GCACGGTCGATCTGGCACACGCCGAGTACGAGGCCTCACAGGACCGACTGGACGTGCTCGTCGTCGCCGCGGACGACGGCGGCGGCCTCGGCGGGTGTACGGACGATATCGTCCAGACGGGCTATCGCCTCGAGGCCGCGGTCGACGGGCGGCTTCGCCGCGTCTCGGCGACCGAACATCACGTCTTCGGCGACACGTACTCGACGTCCGTCGACGGACTCGACCGGTGAGACGTGCGCGTCACTCGGTGCTGGTCGCGAGGGTCTCCACGTGCTCGTCGGCGTCCGTCGCGACTCGCTCGAGGTGGCCGTCGACGGCGTACGGATCGCCACCCGTGATGAGCAAGACGGAGGCCATCCCGAACAGCACGCCGTGGGCGAGCACGGGATCGTCCGGGAGCGCGAACAGCGTGAGCGTGAAGATCGCGATCGCCGTTCCGGCGCTGGCGCGGGTGAACAGTTCGGCGATCAGCGCCGGGGTGGCGATGCTCGCGGCGAAAAATTCCGAAACTCGGCGGCATCTCTGATCCAGTCTCGAGAGTACCGTAGCGAGCGTGAAAACACGTCTGCCGTCCAGTTGTGCGTACGAATCGGCGTTTCAGGGCGGATGAGTTCGAAGACCGAGAAGATCAAACGTCGAAGACGACGTACGCCTCCCAGTCGCCCTCGTCGGACGCTCCGGCATCGACTCGCTCGAGACGCATCTCCGAGTAGGTCACGGCCTTCACCTCACGGGCGTCGATCTCGTCGAGCGGAACACCGCGAGTACTGGCCTCTAGGGTCCACTCGGTCTCGTCAGCACCCGCTGTCCCGGTCCCCGCACCGTTTTCGCCGGACGGCTCGATTCGCTCGACGCGGTGGCCGACCGGCAACGCCGCTCGCACGTCCCGTTCGTAGATCAGTTCGTCAAGGTAATCGAACAGCAACGCCTCGCGGCTCTCCGCGCTTACGGAGAGCGAAAAGCGGTCTCCAGTCTCGGCGGGAACGTCGTCGGCCGAGGCGGCCGCGAGCCCGTTGGCGACCGCGGCGAAGACGGCCTCGAGCGTGTCCCCGGTCGCGGCAACCGCGATGTCGGCCGTGTGATCGCGGAGTTCGAATCGTCCGCCCTGCGTTCCTGTCATCAGTTGCTGGCTACGACTTCGACCACGGGGAAGGTATGCCCGTCGGTTTCGTTGCGCAGGATTTTATCCGATTGCGTTCTCATCGGCAGGTGATCCCATCGATGCATACTGGTCGACGGGCGATCACCTGATCGGTTCTCGAAGCGGGTCACTCGTCTGACGATACGAATCGCCGAGTGCCGGTGGAATTATATTGACGACGATGGTAGGGTGAAACAGTGAGCGTCAACATCGACAGCTGCGTCGTCACGCCGGGGAGTGACGACTACGTCGACGAAGCCTGGCAGCTCAAAGAGGAGATCAACGAGCGGGAAGGCGTCCTCAAACAGCGCCACAATTTCTTCTCCGACGCGTACCGTCGGTCGACGGTCCACTGTTACGTCCGAGAGGGTGAGCTGATCGGATTCGCGGCCGTTCGACGCGACGGTTACATTCTCTTTCTGGCGGTCTCCCCGGAGCTCCGCGGTGAGGGAATCGGCAAACAGCTCGTCGCCCGCGTCGCCGAAGATCACGACACGATCACGTGCCACGCCCGGACGAGCAACGAGAACGCCCTCCAGTTCTACGAACACCTCGGCTTCGAGATTAAACGCCGTATCGACGACTACTACGAGGACGGCGGCGACGCCTACTACCTGAAACTCGGCTCCGACGTCGGCATCACCGACAAGATTTCGGAACTGATGCGTCGGTAGAGCGGCCGTTTTTCCGTCCGGGTCAACCGGAGATCGCTCTCGTATCTGGGTCCGGCAGCGCTCAGAGGGTGCCATCTCCTCGGCGATCCGGTCGATAATCTCGCCGCACTCGGGCTCGAGGTCGCCGTCGAGTTCCGTGATAGGGCGTTTTCTCCGCGAGCGCGTTTTCTCCGCGAACGTGTCGAGAATCATCGTTCGGACGGTTCGTCGACGGCGCTCGAGACGTTCCCGTTCCGGATCGCGATATCTTCGACCGTGACGTCCGACGTGAGGCCGGCCATCGTGGGGTGATCCGGAGCAGACTCGTACCCGTCGTTCAGCGGAACGGCCACGAGGACCAAGGCGTATGTCCCGTGCCAACCTAACACACCCATGACTGAGCACGGGGTAACGGTCGAGACTAGTTCACTCCAGCGTCGAGGCACCGTCGACTACATGCGAATGGCCGGTCGGCGGAGTACCGTTCACGGACTCGTCGAGGTCGACGTCACCGAGGCGAAACGGCGCATTCGCGACCGGGAATCGAACACGGGAGAGCGTCTCTCGTTCACGGCGTTTCTCGTGTGCTGTCTGGCTCGAGCCATCGAAGCCCATCCGCACGTTCAGGCGTACCGAGACTGGCGAGGTCGGACCGTCCAGTTCGACGACGTCGACGTGAACGTCCTCGTCGAACGGCAGATAGACGGCGAACAGATCGGGGTTCCACACGTCATCAGGGCAGCCAATCGGCGTTCACTGCAGTCGATCCACGACGAGATACGAGCGGCCCAGACGGATCCGGACGACGGACGACAGACGGGAATGGCCGCTCTGGGTCTCCGGTTACCCGGCCCCATCCGGCGGCAGTTGTGGCGTCTTCCGCAGCTGTTTCCCCGGCGGTGGAAACGCATCGCGGGCACCGTCGCCGTAACGTCCGTCGGAATGTTCGGTACCGGCGGCGGCTGGGGCGTTAGCCCGACGAACTATACCCTCCAGCTCACGGTCGGCGGAATCGAACGGAAGCCGGGGATCGTCGACGACGAAATCGTCCCTCGAGAGTTCCTGAGCCTCACAGTGACGTTCGACCACGATGTCGTCGACGGTGCACCCGCTGCCCGGTTCGTCCAGCGGTTGGCGGAGCGCATCGAAGCGGCCGACGGGATCGAAACGGAACTCGAGTCCTAGTGATCCGGATCCATCGAGCGCGCCTGACGACCGGCCGATGTCGACAGGGACCCGAAAACGAGTCGTTGCGACGGTTCGATACCGGCGAGATCGATCCATCACAGTTTACGGACCGCAGTCGGCTGGCGGGCAGCGAAGCGCAGATCAGTCCGATACGGAGACGCCGCCGAACGCGGCGAAGCCGGTAACCACGAGATCGAGTTCGTCGTGACCCCCCTCACGGCGTGGCCGATCGTCGGCGGCTCCGCCCAGTACTGGGAGGACATCCATCCGTACGTTCCAATCGCGAGGGACGATGATATCGACCCCGCCGAACAGCGCGACGGCGTTGATCTGTGCCGGTCGGCTCTCGATCTCCGTATCGCGAAGATCGAGTTCGGTGCCGCCGAAAATGGCCGTCAGATCGGCACCGGCGAACGTCCTCGAGGTGTTTCGCTTCTCGACGCCGCCGAACGCGGCGAACGCGGACGTGAAGGCGTCGTCGGTCGCACGAACCCGCGATCGGAACTGGCCGGTGATGATCGAGAGACCGAAGGCAATCACGAACACCGGCCAGAAGACGACGACCTGGTCGACGGTCGCGTACTCGAGTGTGACCAGTTGCCACGCGCCGGCGACGCCGATCAGGACGATCGGACCGACGATATTGCGAAATCGGCTCTGGACGAGCGCCCAAACGCCGACGACGACGAACAGCGACGGGACGTAAACCAGCAGGCTCTGGGTCGGCGAAACGCCGGTCGTCTCGAGTAAGAGCAGGACGCCTAGCAGGACCACTAATGCTCCGAGGAGGAGTTGGCTGGTCGGAAGCCGACGGGAGGAGAGTGACGTAGGCATACAACTAGCTACGTCGCGGATGGAGAAATAGCCGTAGTACGTTTCTTCGTTGTCAGGAAATCGATTCCGAAATGAGTAGCCAGTAATGGTGACCGTGCCCGTGGCAATAACACGGTTCCCAATGATAACTGTGCGAATTGACACGAGTCTATGGCCGGATACCTCACGTCCCTGTTCGCGTTCGTCCTCGTGGCCCACGGACTCGTCCACTTGCTCGGGGTCGCGGTGTACCTCGAGCTCGCGACGGTCGCTGACTTGCCCTACAAGACGACGTTGCTCGGTGGTGCGATCGACGTGGGCGATAGCGGGATGCGAATCTATGGCCTCCTCTGTGGGGTTGCCGCCGTCGGGTTCGTCGCGTCGGCTGGCGCGCTTCTCGTCGACTGGCACTCGTGGCGGCGGCTGTTGGTCGCGGTGACGCTGTTTTCACTGGGACTGACGATACTCGACTGGACGGTCGCGTCCGCCGGTATTGCCGTTAATCTGATTATTCTGGCCGTTCTCGTCGCAGACATTTGGAATTTGGTCTGATGGACGACAACCGCCGACGAACGGGACGGTGGCCGGCAATTCTATATCGACCATCACGGCGACAACGGCGACTTCGGTCGCCAGGTGGGGTTGAAACAGCGTTATTCGTCGGTCGAAAAGATAGCCGAGGGGGACGGTCCCGTACCATCGCGAGTCGCGGAACAGGCGATCGAGCGTGCAGGGCACCAATACCGTCGGCGTTTTACGTCTCACTCCGCTTCGTCGCCGAGTAGGTGCCTGAACGCGACGTACAACACGGCGAACATCACGATGAAGACTAGCAACCCCTGAACGGCCATCGTGAGCCGGCTTTTGTCGCCGGTATCGGATTCCTCGTCAACGGTCAGTTTGTCGTCCGCAGTCGGCTCGTCGTCGCGTCGTTCGTCGAGCGGTTCACCGATCGTCTCGCCGACGGCCTCGAGAATGGGGTCACGTAACGGCGTCTCCAGTCCGGCGCGCACCGCTTCCGAGACGAACAGTTGGATCAGGTCGTTCTCCAGGTCGGCGTCGTCGAGTACCGTATCGAGTGACGGAGCCATTGGTCTGTCACGTGAGTACACTGTGCAGTCGGATAACTGTTAACCGAGAGGTCGGATCGTGAGGCGCCTGGCGGCCACTGATTCGATCTCACGCTCGAATCGACGCTCGCGCGTTACTTCGTCCGTTTACTCCCGGACGCAGTCGTCTCGACGCCGGGGCTGTAGAAGTGAACCGGGTCCGACTCCGGCGTCGAGAACCCGTTCGCGCGAAAGAGCGTGTTGGTCTCGATTTCGACGGCGGCGTCGTACAGCGGCCACGGCTCGTGATCGATGGTTGCGTAGCGCAGCGTTCCGTCCGGGGCTTCGGTGTAGTAGCGATAGCGCGCTGTGAGAAACGCAGCGAGCGTGTCCGGTTCGCCGGTGTACCGGTCGCCGACCGGGCCGTAGGTTGCGTCGAACCGGACCGGTCTGGCCCCCGGATGACGACGGCGATTCGTGAATCGAATGCGACCATTTTCTCCACGAAGGTCGATGCTGGCGTAGTAGTACGGGAGATAGTGGAAGAGCCGAGCGCCCAGAACCGCGAGGAGTCCGTCCGCGTCGAGGCTAAAGAAGTACACGCCTGGCGCACCGTCGTGAGTCACGTAGGTCCGCAGGTTGAGTTCGGGGAGCGGGATACCCACGCCGGAGGGAAGTCTCCGCGGCCGGACGTCGATGTTCGTGAACGGGACGACCGAGAGCCACGCCTTCCCGTCGCGGGTGTCGAGCGCGAGCGCCTCCGGGAGGTGGGGCTCGACCACGGCCGGATCGACCGGCCAGTTCGCGAAGAGGACGTGGCGCCAGCCCATGTGCAGTGATCCGAGCATCGGTTCATCCTAACGGACGACCAGGAGACGGAAATAGCTGCGTTCGGAGTCGAGCCATTCGGCAGGATTATACCCCCGCACACACGATTACTCGAGACGCATGGAGGAGCGAACGAGGGCCTATCTTCGCGGTCGATTTCGTGATCACTACCGGCGGACAGAGATCACGCCGCCGCCCGCGGCCAACGAACGTGAGTGGGGCTACATCCCCTGGACCGAAGGGCCGGATACGACGATGGTCCGCCACCGGTCGCTCCTCGAGTTAGGCGATCTCTCGGAGTTTCTCGTCCGGAAGCGGCCACAGCACGTCTACTTCTCGGCGGGACGGTTCCGTGATCCCGGTGCCAGTTCGATGCACGCGAAAGACTGGCAGTCCGCGGACCTCGTCTTCGACTTAGACGCGGACCACCTGCCGAGCGTGACCCTCGGCGAAGATTCCTACGCCGAGATGCTCGCGAAGTGTAAGGACGCGCTGTTCCGACTGATCGAGTTCCTGGAGGACGATTTCGGCTTCGAAGAACTCGAGTTCGTCTTCTCGGGCGGTCGCGGCTATCACGTTCACGTCCGCGACGAGAACGTCCTGCATCTCGACCGAGAGCACCGCCGAGAGATCGTGGACTACGTTCGCGGCATCGGGATGGACTATGAGGAACTGATCGAGACCGAGACCGTCGCCGGACTCGGGCGAAAGACGCCGACGGAGCGACGAACGCTCGAGATCGACGGCGGCTGGGGCGCCCGAACCCACGACCACCTGATGGCATTCGTCGACGACCTGCTCGCGATGGACGACGAGGACGCCCTCGCCCGCCTCCAGGAGTTCGACGGCATCGGCGAGGGGAAGGCGACGGCGACGCTCAACGCGGCCCGCAACAACCGCGAACAGCTCGAGGCTGGCAACGTCACCGTCCACACCGCGGTCTCGCAGTTAGCCGAACGGTTCGCCAGTCAGGCGGTCGAGCGTGACAACGCGCCAATCGACGAACCGGTGACCACCGACACGAACCGGCTCATCCGCCTGCCGGGGAGCCTCCACGGCGGGAGCGGACTGAAGACGGTACGCCTCGAACGGGACGAAATCGCGGAGTTCGACCCCTTAGACGACGCCGTCCCCGAGACGTTCCAGGGCCACGAGATCACCGTCGACGTGACCCGCGGCGGCGAGGTCGAACTCGGTGGGGATAGCTTTACGGTCACGGAGGGTGACCAGTCACTACCAGAGTACGTTGCCGTGTTCCTGATGGCACGCGGCCGCGCCGAGAAGGAGAAAGAATGAATTTAGACGAGTTGCGTTCGGTCCAGAGCAAGGAGCGCCAGAAAGATAGCCTCCAGAATTTGCGCCCCTCGTTCTACCAGGAGGTCGGCGAGTACATCGCCGATCTCGAGGACGAACGCGACCGCGTCGCCGAACAGGCCGACGATCCCTTTTCGTCGCCCGAAGTGAGCCGACTCACCGACGAGATCGAGACTGCCAAGGACGTCGTCGAGGCCATCTACGAGCGGCGCATGGGCAAACTCGTCAAGCAGGCCAGCCTCGCCGCGGCGGGGATGCCGGCCAACGACGACGGGCTGACCGCGGAGGAGGCCGACCTCTTCGACGACCTCGTGGACCGAATTTCGTCGAACAAGACTCGTGTGCTAGACGTGCTGGAGGGCCTCGAGACCGAAGCTGAAACCAGTGTGAGCAGCGGATCCGATCCCGCAGCCGACGCCGGTGGCGATCTCGATCCGACAACTGGCGGACGCGACCCCACGGCCGTCGATCCGATCGACGACTCCGAACCGTCGGTCCCAGAAGCCGCGCCAGCGGACGCGCCACCGGTGCCACCGCAGGACGCGCCGGCCGACGGCGACTCGGCCCCCGCAGCCGACGGAGGCGAGACGGCCGTCGAGGGGTCTGACGGCTCGAGCGGCGTCACGCCCGCGGACGTCATGGGCGGCGACGGACCCGAGATCGACGATCCCGAGACGCCGTCCGAGGCGGCTCCGGCACCGCCGGACGATGCCGGCGGCGATTCAGACGGAGGTGCGAATGATACCGACATCGACCGCGTCACCGTCAAGATCACCCGCGACATCGGCTCGATTCTCGGTGTCGACGATCGCGAGTACTCGCTCTCGACGGACGACATCGTCACCCTGCCCGAGCAGAACGCGACGCCGTTGCTCGAACAGGAAGCCGCCGAATCGCTCGAGTAGCATCTCTGTACCTGTTTTGTTACGAATGTCCAATTCGCTCGAGCGGGCTGTACACACTGGCTGCGGTGCTTTCCACAATTTCCCCCAAATCGCTTCTCATACCTGTGCTCACAGAGTTCGCATACTAACCGGTAGAGTCTCTACCATTTTCAGGTGATGTTTGTAGCGTCGTGCTGCATACACAGCGCGAATGTTCCACGGTATGTGACTCGATTTACGAAAACGATGATCAACCAGTGCAGGCTAACTATCGACTCTCTTCCGTCGGTTCGGATGTTATGTATAACACGAGAGATCCAAGTGTCAGAAGGAGTCCTCCATAGAGTAAAACAACAGGTAAGTCTGCTCTCGATCCACCGTACAGTTGCCAAGTGAGATTGTCATCTATCAGGAGGAATCCACCGAGAATCGTGATATGGAGGCCAATAAGAGTTAAATGAACTTTATCAATTCTCATTGAAGAAAATAATTGTACCTTGATAATAAGAGTTGTGCTCTATTTGCAGATCTACTGAGCAGCCGAATCCTTGTTCCCGGTGTGAAACAAACCTAGCTGGCCTGCTGCACTAATCCTCTATATTCAGCAGGTCGTTTCTGACGCCTATCCGAGAGGTAGGTAGCTGCTCCGGTAACACCCCGGCCTGTACCGAACACGAGTATCGATCCGAAACCAGGTCGTCCCCAAACCACAACGCATACATCGACCCTCGCTAACAGACGGCCATGCTCGACGTCGGCGACGAAGCACCCGAGTTCGAACTAGCCAACCAGCACGGCGAGACCGTCCGCCGCTCAGATTTCGACGGCGAGCGACTCGTCGTCTACTTCTACCCGCGTGCGAACACCGACGGCTGTACCACGGAGGCCTCCGCGTTCAACGACGCGCTCGCTGAGTTCGACGACCGCGACGTGAACGTCGTCGGCATCAGCGACGACCCGGTCGCGGACCTCGAGTCGTTCGCCGCGGAGTACGACCTCGAGTTCGACCTCCTCTCGGACGAACTCGGCGAGGTCGCGACGCTCTACGAATCCTACGGCGAGAAGCAGATGTTCGGAAACACCTTCGACGGCGTCTTCCGAAACACGTACGTCGTCGGTCCGGACGGCTCCATCGAAACGGTCTACGAGGGTGTCACCCCTGAGGGACACGCCGAGGAGGTTCTCGAGGACCTCGCGG
Above is a window of Natronorubrum tibetense GA33 DNA encoding:
- a CDS encoding 2-oxo acid dehydrogenase subunit E2, coding for MTEHGVTVETSSLQRRGTVDYMRMAGRRSTVHGLVEVDVTEAKRRIRDRESNTGERLSFTAFLVCCLARAIEAHPHVQAYRDWRGRTVQFDDVDVNVLVERQIDGEQIGVPHVIRAANRRSLQSIHDEIRAAQTDPDDGRQTGMAALGLRLPGPIRRQLWRLPQLFPRRWKRIAGTVAVTSVGMFGTGGGWGVSPTNYTLQLTVGGIERKPGIVDDEIVPREFLSLTVTFDHDVVDGAPAARFVQRLAERIEAADGIETELES
- a CDS encoding LiaF transmembrane domain-containing protein yields the protein MPTSLSSRRLPTSQLLLGALVVLLGVLLLLETTGVSPTQSLLVYVPSLFVVVGVWALVQSRFRNIVGPIVLIGVAGAWQLVTLEYATVDQVVVFWPVFVIAFGLSIITGQFRSRVRATDDAFTSAFAAFGGVEKRNTSRTFAGADLTAIFGGTELDLRDTEIESRPAQINAVALFGGVDIIVPRDWNVRMDVLPVLGGAADDRPRREGGHDELDLVVTGFAAFGGVSVSD
- the bcp gene encoding thioredoxin-dependent thiol peroxidase — its product is MLDVGDEAPEFELANQHGETVRRSDFDGERLVVYFYPRANTDGCTTEASAFNDALAEFDDRDVNVVGISDDPVADLESFAAEYDLEFDLLSDELGEVATLYESYGEKQMFGNTFDGVFRNTYVVGPDGSIETVYEGVTPEGHAEEVLEDLAESSVELTS
- a CDS encoding GNAT family N-acetyltransferase, coding for MSVNIDSCVVTPGSDDYVDEAWQLKEEINEREGVLKQRHNFFSDAYRRSTVHCYVREGELIGFAAVRRDGYILFLAVSPELRGEGIGKQLVARVAEDHDTITCHARTSNENALQFYEHLGFEIKRRIDDYYEDGGDAYYLKLGSDVGITDKISELMRR
- a CDS encoding archease; the protein is MTGTQGGRFELRDHTADIAVAATGDTLEAVFAAVANGLAAASADDVPAETGDRFSLSVSAESREALLFDYLDELIYERDVRAALPVGHRVERIEPSGENGAGTGTAGADETEWTLEASTRGVPLDEIDAREVKAVTYSEMRLERVDAGASDEGDWEAYVVFDV
- a CDS encoding YqjF family protein gives rise to the protein MLGSLHMGWRHVLFANWPVDPAVVEPHLPEALALDTRDGKAWLSVVPFTNIDVRPRRLPSGVGIPLPELNLRTYVTHDGAPGVYFFSLDADGLLAVLGARLFHYLPYYYASIDLRGENGRIRFTNRRRHPGARPVRFDATYGPVGDRYTGEPDTLAAFLTARYRYYTEAPDGTLRYATIDHEPWPLYDAAVEIETNTLFRANGFSTPESDPVHFYSPGVETTASGSKRTK
- the priS gene encoding DNA primase small subunit PriS, giving the protein MEERTRAYLRGRFRDHYRRTEITPPPAANEREWGYIPWTEGPDTTMVRHRSLLELGDLSEFLVRKRPQHVYFSAGRFRDPGASSMHAKDWQSADLVFDLDADHLPSVTLGEDSYAEMLAKCKDALFRLIEFLEDDFGFEELEFVFSGGRGYHVHVRDENVLHLDREHRREIVDYVRGIGMDYEELIETETVAGLGRKTPTERRTLEIDGGWGARTHDHLMAFVDDLLAMDDEDALARLQEFDGIGEGKATATLNAARNNREQLEAGNVTVHTAVSQLAERFASQAVERDNAPIDEPVTTDTNRLIRLPGSLHGGSGLKTVRLERDEIAEFDPLDDAVPETFQGHEITVDVTRGGEVELGGDSFTVTEGDQSLPEYVAVFLMARGRAEKEKE